From Sporolactobacillus pectinivorans:
CTTATGGATTGTCTAAAACCAAGAGAAATTGATGTGATAAAGTTACGGTTTGGAATTGATCATCCTGAAATGATGACCTTAGAGGAGATTGGAAAGATGTTTCATTTGACCCGTGAAAGAATTCGTCAGATAGAAGCGAAAGCTTTAGGCAAGTTAAGATATAAAATGAGAAAAAATAATTTGAAAGAATTTATTAAAGGGTGAATTTAATGTCTCTCATTCAAACAAAAAGTGAAGAAATACACAAATATACGGATAACACAAAATCAACTTTGATTGTTTTTGAAGGCTTTTCAACTGAAGAACTTGTTCAAGAACCGAAAAAACTATTTTCAGTTCCTTTAACTGCTAAAATCAATGATCTAATTGGTATAAAAAAAGAGATGTTGATTGAAGTCATTGACCAGAGAAATCAATTAGACAATGTCTTGTGGTGCACATTCGAGGAATATATCACAGTCAATAATGATGTGTCGCTTGATAACTTTTATTCAGTTATTCTTATAAAAAACAATTTATATGACTCTTTATTTCCATATAATGGTACAATGCAGGACGTGTTCACTTCATATAAAGAACTTTATGAATATGATGATGACGAGTTAACAGAGGCTCAGCAAGAGCAATTAAACATCATCTCAAGGTATTATGGAAAGATTTATTATAATGAATTAAATGATAGATACTACATTACCTATATTACTCTTGATCTTGAAAATGCCCATCAAGTTTTGTATTACGATCCTTCAAATCTTGCTCCCATCAAGTATCAAGAAGATCCAGAAATAGACGACAATACATATGTTTTCGAACTTACTGATAGTGAAGATTCTTTTTTGTCTTTTACAGCTAAAGTGCAAACTGAATTTAATTATAAGAATGTTTGTGTCTACTTCGTGGATGACCGAAACAATTTACCTCATCACTACGATCAAAGATTATCTATGATTTATCAAATACTGAATGAAAAAGTAAACATCATTCTTTCTAGTAAGAAGATGGAAATTCGACAAATACCTAATTTAATTAACTATCTGGATCTACTTAATAAATATTGGGGTTATGAAAGTTTCAGATTATTAAAGACGTATAAAGATGTTGAGAGTTCAGGAAATGAAACTGTTAACGTCAGTCAGGCACAAATTATTGATGACATCGTCGAACAAGCATCCATTGCTATGACGGCTCAAGAAGATAAAACGGCAAGGGATATTTATGTGACATCACCTACAGGGGCTGGGAAATCGATCATGTTTCAAATTCCTGCCCTCTATCTAGCTGAAAAATACAGAGAACAAGGCTTTTTAACCATTGTTATATCCCCTCTTATTGGACTAATGGATGATCAGGTTAAGAGTCTTGAGAAGAAGAATATTAAAAACGCGAAAACGATAAACTCAGGCATCTCACCAGTTGAAAAGGAAGAAATAAGAGACCGTGTTCAAAATGGCGAAATAGATATTTTATATATTTCCACTGAAACGCTCTTAAGTCGATCTGATATTGAGATGTTGATTGGAAAAAGGAGATTAGGACTTTTTGTCATTGACGAAGCACATATCGTTACGACTTGGGGCAAATCTTTCCGAGCCGATTATTGGTATTTAGGTTCATATCTTTCGAAACTAAGGAAGAAACAAAAATTTCCGATAGCCACTTTTACGGCTACTGCGATATATGGCGGCCCTGAAGATATGTATTCTGAGACACGGGATAGTCTTCATATGGTGAACCCTATTGCCTACTTTGGTTATGTAAAACGTGATGATCTCATGTTGCACGTTCAATCATCAAGAAAAGAATTTGAAAAATACTCTAATGACTATCGAAAAGCAAAATTTGATTTATTAAGCAGAAGGTTAAGAGGCTACAGTCACAAAGGTGAAAAAACACTGGTTTATTTTCCAACAGTCCGTTTGTTAAATGGTTTTTACTATCACTTACAACAGTTTGAAGAAAAACTAATCACAAAAACAGTACGTTACTACGGCCCTCTGGATAAGGATGAAAAGAAAGGTAATTTTGAAGCCTTTCTGAATGGTGATGCGAGAGTCATGCTCGCTACCAAGGCATTTGGAATGGGAATAGATATTCCTGATATAAATAATGTTTACCATTATGCACCGACTGGAAATGTCATTGACTATGTTCAGGAAATCGGACGTGCTGCTAGAGATCAACAATTAACAGGCCATGCCTATTTTGATTATTTAAACAAAGATTTTACCGAAGTCAAACGACTTTACGGATTATCAGCTGTAAAAAAGAGCGAAGTGATTGAAGTCATGAAGAAAATTCTTGATCTTTACTTTTCGAAAAAATCGAGAAATATAGTCGTTAGTGCGGATGATTTTTCCTATATTTTTAATCGAGGAAATCATAATGATGATGATATCGATAATAGGCTAAAAATCACATTGCTGACAATTGAAAAGGGATTCGAGAAGCAGATGGAATATTCGCCAATTGTGGCGCGCCCTAGAGCCATATTCGCTCAAGAAACAGTTATGCTCAGTCAAGAGGGTAAGAAGTTGGCTGAGACTTCAAATTATAAGCCTTACTTGGAACCAATTATGTTGTTGGATGACAAGAATTATTTTTCTGGTATCTATAAATTTGATATTAAATCGCTCTGGGAAAAGCGATACAGCAAGTATTCATTTGCAAAATTTAAATTCTTGATGTTTTCAGATCCAGACTCCTTGAGGGATAACAAATTATTTCAGCAAATCAATCCCGCATTGAAAATAACGATTGACCTCAAAAATAAAGATGTATCTACAGTGATGTCTGATTTTAATAATTTTTTACAAACTATCGAAGGATTTTTAAGAACCCAA
This genomic window contains:
- a CDS encoding DEAD/DEAH box helicase, giving the protein MSLIQTKSEEIHKYTDNTKSTLIVFEGFSTEELVQEPKKLFSVPLTAKINDLIGIKKEMLIEVIDQRNQLDNVLWCTFEEYITVNNDVSLDNFYSVILIKNNLYDSLFPYNGTMQDVFTSYKELYEYDDDELTEAQQEQLNIISRYYGKIYYNELNDRYYITYITLDLENAHQVLYYDPSNLAPIKYQEDPEIDDNTYVFELTDSEDSFLSFTAKVQTEFNYKNVCVYFVDDRNNLPHHYDQRLSMIYQILNEKVNIILSSKKMEIRQIPNLINYLDLLNKYWGYESFRLLKTYKDVESSGNETVNVSQAQIIDDIVEQASIAMTAQEDKTARDIYVTSPTGAGKSIMFQIPALYLAEKYREQGFLTIVISPLIGLMDDQVKSLEKKNIKNAKTINSGISPVEKEEIRDRVQNGEIDILYISTETLLSRSDIEMLIGKRRLGLFVIDEAHIVTTWGKSFRADYWYLGSYLSKLRKKQKFPIATFTATAIYGGPEDMYSETRDSLHMVNPIAYFGYVKRDDLMLHVQSSRKEFEKYSNDYRKAKFDLLSRRLRGYSHKGEKTLVYFPTVRLLNGFYYHLQQFEEKLITKTVRYYGPLDKDEKKGNFEAFLNGDARVMLATKAFGMGIDIPDINNVYHYAPTGNVIDYVQEIGRAARDQQLTGHAYFDYLNKDFTEVKRLYGLSAVKKSEVIEVMKKILDLYFSKKSRNIVVSADDFSYIFNRGNHNDDDIDNRLKITLLTIEKGFEKQMEYSPIVARPRAIFAQETVMLSQEGKKLAETSNYKPYLEPIMLLDDKNYFSGIYKFDIKSLWEKRYSKYSFAKFKFLMFSDPDSLRDNKLFQQINPALKITIDLKNKDVSTVMSDFNNFLQTIEGFLRTQAYSGDFFNENQLGGFLNEHFGISNKYKAIGLANVFLNGMVRITSLMNQQNSRFIVTRADQETSYKVNSNYINYLNLLEEVQKRLYKNQSFFQQQDSNFTFYRARSKNDINFEEFLIVLGLSESLDLINYEIAGGNNPQIYIRINSVYPIDRAIHSPQKYTNAIMSEVYLKHKISMVMLNYLFTLPKEPENGPKKEQIKNYTKKFWDIIEDYFLGRLPDVVKQNLRS